One stretch of Streptomyces agglomeratus DNA includes these proteins:
- a CDS encoding maleate cis-trans isomerase family protein: protein MSNVTTPTDGWRARARVGVVVPHADVGPESELQAMAPEDVFIHGSRLHFGAMRPGGEMDPKIPHSPVYAFIEPPHVDIATELLAASPIDSIAMGFTSSSYVVGVAGEKELYDRLAERTRGIPITGTTKAAVAAARALGAERLALVNPPWFDDELSGLGAKYFTDQGLHVVHHGPCGLPSNQKEITPEALSAWIRTEVASYEPDAVLVAGNGIRAVGVIKGLEEELGFSVLTANQVLFWHALHLAGAAEAAGEITSYGRLFGSTDGPLAG from the coding sequence ATGAGCAACGTCACCACCCCCACAGACGGCTGGCGGGCCCGCGCCCGGGTCGGCGTCGTCGTCCCGCACGCGGACGTCGGCCCCGAGTCCGAGCTCCAGGCGATGGCCCCCGAGGACGTCTTCATCCACGGCTCGCGCCTGCACTTCGGGGCGATGCGCCCCGGCGGCGAGATGGACCCCAAGATCCCGCACTCGCCCGTATACGCGTTCATCGAGCCGCCGCACGTGGACATCGCCACCGAACTGCTCGCCGCCTCGCCCATCGACTCGATCGCCATGGGCTTCACCAGCTCCTCGTACGTCGTCGGTGTGGCCGGCGAGAAGGAGCTGTACGACCGGCTTGCCGAGCGCACGCGGGGCATCCCGATCACCGGAACCACCAAGGCGGCCGTCGCGGCGGCGCGCGCACTAGGAGCGGAGCGCCTGGCGCTGGTCAACCCGCCGTGGTTCGACGACGAACTCTCCGGGCTCGGCGCGAAGTACTTCACCGACCAGGGGCTGCACGTCGTGCACCACGGGCCCTGCGGACTGCCGAGCAACCAGAAGGAGATCACCCCCGAGGCGCTCTCCGCCTGGATCCGCACCGAGGTGGCGTCCTACGAGCCGGACGCGGTGCTCGTCGCGGGCAACGGGATCCGCGCGGTCGGTGTCATCAAGGGCCTGGAGGAGGAGCTCGGCTTCTCCGTCCTCACGGCCAACCAGGTGCTGTTCTGGCACGCGCTCCACCTGGCCGGGGCCGCCGAGGCGGCCGGAGAAATCACCTCGTACGGGCGACTTTTCGGGAGTACTGATGGCCCTCTTGCCGGCTGA
- a CDS encoding transglutaminase-like domain-containing protein: MTVVTEQSPDTFEYLLRPTYFLDHDAPEIQEFVDRWVTDRDAPAAKKAVELYYAVRDHVFYEVYDADLSREGLRASSIAVGGQGFCLHKSILYAAAVRAVGIPSRLVYGDVRNHLASDRLKQHIGGDVFFHGLTSVFLDGRWMKATPVFNKLLCRLYGMTPLEFDGTGDSLYHPFDGDEGDSSQAMQFLRMHGEFDDLPYDYVMTNMRAKHPKFVHGDGTVAGGSLAAEAS; the protein is encoded by the coding sequence ATGACCGTCGTCACCGAGCAGAGCCCCGACACCTTCGAGTACCTGCTGCGACCCACCTACTTCCTCGACCACGACGCCCCGGAGATCCAGGAGTTCGTCGACCGCTGGGTCACCGACCGCGACGCCCCGGCCGCCAAGAAGGCCGTCGAGCTGTACTACGCGGTCCGTGACCACGTCTTCTACGAGGTGTACGACGCGGACCTGTCCCGCGAAGGACTGCGGGCCAGCTCCATAGCCGTCGGCGGGCAGGGCTTCTGTCTCCACAAGTCGATCCTGTACGCCGCCGCCGTCCGCGCCGTGGGCATACCCAGCCGCCTCGTCTACGGCGACGTACGCAACCACCTGGCCTCCGACCGCCTCAAGCAGCACATCGGCGGCGATGTGTTCTTCCACGGCCTGACGTCGGTCTTCCTCGACGGCCGCTGGATGAAGGCCACCCCCGTCTTCAACAAGCTGCTGTGCCGGCTGTACGGGATGACGCCGCTGGAGTTCGACGGCACCGGCGACAGCCTCTACCACCCGTTCGACGGGGACGAGGGCGACTCCTCGCAGGCCATGCAGTTCCTGCGCATGCACGGCGAGTTCGACGACCTGCCCTACGACTACGTGATGACGAACATGCGGGCCAAGCACCCGAAGTTCGTGCACGGCGACGGCACGGTGGCGGGCGGCTCGCTGGCCGCCGAGGCGTCCTGA
- a CDS encoding acyl-CoA dehydrogenase family protein: MITWTAEQREFRDLMVPLADELNEGHIEWDEKEEFPYDKWKTIQRSGLLAVPFREEWGGRGQSLPTTMYALEGLGYHSRDAGLNFSASTQIVSTGIPLQRFGSKALKDRYLPRILDGSLIGAHAITEPDHGSDATNIQSVAVKDGDDYVINGSKMFISNATIADVFLLYVRTGEAGSPLGISVFLVERDTPGLSVGPNIRKMGLHSSPLAEVFFDELRVPASNMLGSEGAGFLILDYVMKREILFSFSINLGEMQHRLERVVAYARSREQFGRPIGKFQGVSHKIADMKIAVETARKWLYDTAEKVVANKDSTIDVAATKITVSEANKATALTALQIFGGYGYLTEHGIEKDVRNALAGTIYSGTSEIQRNRIASMLGL, from the coding sequence ATGATCACGTGGACGGCTGAACAGCGGGAGTTCCGGGACCTGATGGTCCCCCTGGCGGACGAGCTGAACGAGGGGCACATCGAGTGGGACGAGAAGGAGGAGTTCCCGTACGACAAGTGGAAGACCATCCAGCGGTCCGGACTGCTGGCCGTGCCCTTCCGTGAGGAGTGGGGCGGCCGCGGCCAGTCGCTGCCGACCACGATGTACGCGCTGGAGGGGCTCGGCTACCACTCGCGTGACGCCGGGCTCAACTTCTCCGCCTCCACCCAGATCGTCTCCACCGGCATCCCGCTCCAGCGCTTCGGCTCCAAGGCGCTCAAGGACCGCTATCTGCCGCGGATCCTGGACGGCAGTCTGATCGGCGCACATGCCATCACCGAGCCGGACCACGGCTCGGACGCGACGAACATCCAGTCGGTCGCGGTCAAGGACGGTGACGACTACGTCATCAATGGCTCCAAGATGTTCATTTCCAATGCCACGATCGCCGATGTCTTTCTGCTGTACGTGCGCACCGGCGAGGCGGGCAGCCCGCTGGGCATCAGCGTCTTCCTCGTGGAGCGCGACACCCCCGGCCTGAGTGTGGGGCCGAACATCAGGAAGATGGGCCTGCACAGCTCGCCGCTCGCCGAGGTGTTCTTCGACGAGCTGCGGGTCCCCGCCTCGAACATGCTCGGCTCCGAGGGCGCCGGATTCCTCATCCTCGACTACGTGATGAAGCGGGAGATCCTCTTCTCCTTCTCCATCAACCTCGGCGAGATGCAGCACCGGCTGGAGCGCGTCGTCGCGTACGCCAGGAGCCGGGAGCAGTTCGGCCGGCCGATCGGCAAGTTCCAGGGCGTGTCGCACAAGATCGCCGACATGAAGATCGCGGTCGAGACCGCCCGCAAGTGGCTCTACGACACGGCCGAGAAGGTCGTCGCCAACAAGGACAGCACGATCGACGTCGCCGCCACCAAGATCACGGTGAGTGAGGCGAACAAGGCCACCGCCCTCACCGCCCTCCAGATATTCGGCGGCTACGGCTACCTCACCGAACACGGCATAGAGAAGGACGTGCGCAACGCGCTCGCCGGAACCATCTATTCCGGTACGTCCGAGATCCAGCGCAACCGCATCGCGTCGATGCTCGGCCTCTGA